A window of the Persephonella sp. genome harbors these coding sequences:
- a CDS encoding NAD(P)/FAD-dependent oxidoreductase, which produces MERYDVIIIGGGPAGLTCGITLASSKGKFDFAENRKYLIIYGDYSDLDKALLNNVPGINKGTKGKDLLRQIRKQAEGFENLKLKKGKVVKAEGEKGNFTVYLENGENYKADYIVIATGFHSFDIQGLNVEVIPHKKSPRQGKIMIKNENGKVREGLFVAGLVAGVPTMFACASGSGAEVACDILSEWAGKTVVVHDVPETN; this is translated from the coding sequence ATGGAAAGATACGATGTGATAATAATAGGAGGAGGACCTGCAGGACTTACATGCGGTATAACACTCGCCTCCTCTAAGGGAAAGTTTGATTTTGCAGAAAACAGAAAATACCTGATAATATATGGTGATTATTCAGACCTTGATAAAGCCCTTTTAAACAATGTTCCTGGAATAAATAAAGGAACAAAAGGGAAAGATCTTCTAAGACAGATCAGAAAACAGGCAGAAGGGTTTGAAAACTTAAAGCTGAAAAAAGGAAAGGTAGTGAAAGCTGAAGGGGAAAAGGGGAATTTCACAGTTTATCTTGAAAATGGAGAAAACTACAAAGCTGATTACATCGTTATAGCAACAGGTTTCCACAGCTTTGACATACAGGGTCTAAATGTTGAGGTTATTCCCCATAAAAAATCCCCAAGACAGGGAAAGATCATGATAAAAAATGAAAACGGCAAAGTAAGGGAAGGTCTTTTTGTAGCCGGTCTTGTTGCAGGTGTTCCAACAATGTTTGCCTGTGCATCAGGATCAGGTGCAGAAGTGGCATGCGACATACTATCAGAATGGGCAGGTAAAACAGTTGTTGTACATGATGTTCCAGAAACTAATTAA
- a CDS encoding leucyl aminopeptidase: MDIRITSGRLKNARTKAVISFMFKEQKKLSPDIQEIDEILGGSVSKLKKDLKFDGSFGKIITVPALGKGKTDFVVLIGAGNKKDFDLDKARRLGAAAVRRMREMKIDKFLIDGEALSVKDEQSEIAQALTEGIILGDYRFDKYLSKKDSFQIKEVQIRVSRKYKAQSEKRSEIGKILAQAQNFTRDIVNEPGNVITPQKLAEIAENLAKEYGFEVKIYDEDEIEKMGMNAYLAVAKGSANPPRFIHLTYRPKKSKKELVLIGKGLTFDSGGLNIKPGDYMRWMKSDKAGACAVLGVFKAIGELKPEITVHGIIAAAENMPDGKSYRPDDIIKAKNGISIEIGNTDAEGRLTLADALCYASELKPDAIIDMATLTGACIVALGEYTAGVMGNNQKLIDQIIDTTRKTGEWMWQLPFNDMLREHIKAPSADVYNIGTTRYGGAITAGLFLEKFVDKKIPWVHIDIAGPAHNTKGWYYHPKGATGFPVRTITTFLLNQTD, translated from the coding sequence ATGGATATTAGGATAACCAGCGGTCGTCTAAAAAATGCCAGAACCAAAGCTGTTATTTCTTTTATGTTTAAAGAGCAGAAAAAACTTTCTCCAGACATTCAGGAGATTGATGAGATTTTAGGAGGTTCTGTATCAAAGCTAAAAAAGGATCTCAAATTTGACGGCAGTTTTGGGAAGATCATAACAGTTCCAGCTTTAGGTAAAGGAAAAACAGATTTTGTTGTTCTCATAGGGGCAGGTAACAAAAAAGATTTTGATCTGGATAAAGCAAGAAGGTTAGGTGCTGCAGCTGTCAGAAGAATGAGGGAAATGAAAATTGACAAATTCCTGATTGATGGGGAGGCTCTAAGTGTAAAAGATGAACAGTCAGAGATAGCACAGGCTCTAACAGAAGGTATTATACTGGGAGATTACAGATTTGATAAATATCTATCAAAAAAAGACAGTTTTCAGATAAAAGAAGTTCAGATAAGGGTAAGCAGGAAATATAAGGCACAGTCCGAAAAAAGATCAGAGATAGGCAAGATACTTGCACAGGCTCAAAACTTTACAAGGGATATTGTTAACGAGCCGGGAAATGTGATAACTCCTCAAAAACTTGCTGAGATAGCTGAAAACCTCGCAAAAGAATACGGTTTTGAAGTCAAGATATACGATGAGGACGAGATAGAAAAGATGGGTATGAATGCCTATCTTGCTGTGGCAAAGGGAAGTGCAAACCCGCCCAGATTTATCCATTTGACTTACAGACCAAAAAAGTCAAAGAAAGAGCTGGTTCTCATAGGAAAAGGGCTGACTTTTGATAGCGGAGGTCTCAACATAAAACCTGGAGATTATATGAGATGGATGAAGTCAGATAAGGCAGGTGCGTGTGCTGTTTTAGGTGTTTTTAAAGCTATCGGGGAACTTAAACCTGAAATCACAGTTCACGGCATAATAGCGGCTGCCGAAAATATGCCTGACGGAAAGTCATACAGACCTGATGACATTATAAAAGCAAAAAATGGTATCAGCATAGAGATAGGAAATACAGATGCTGAGGGAAGACTTACACTTGCCGATGCACTCTGTTATGCCTCAGAGCTTAAGCCAGATGCAATAATAGATATGGCAACTCTTACAGGTGCATGTATAGTTGCTTTAGGTGAGTATACAGCAGGAGTAATGGGTAACAACCAGAAACTTATTGATCAGATTATAGATACCACACGAAAAACAGGTGAGTGGATGTGGCAGCTTCCGTTTAATGATATGCTGAGGGAACATATAAAGGCTCCTTCTGCTGATGTTTACAACATAGGAACAACAAGATATGGAGGAGCGATAACAGCAGGATTGTTCCTTGAAAAGTTTGTTGATAAAAAAATTCCGTGGGTTCATATAGATATAGCAGGACCTGCCCATAATACAAAAGGCTGGTATTACCACCCAAAAGGAGCTACTGGATTTCCTGTCAGAACGATAACAACATTTTTGTTAAATCAGACAGATTAA